One Ahaetulla prasina isolate Xishuangbanna chromosome 1, ASM2864084v1, whole genome shotgun sequence DNA window includes the following coding sequences:
- the LYSET gene encoding lysosomal enzyme trafficking factor isoform X2 encodes MEGRRAWRMMNFRQRMGWIGVGLYLIASAAAFYYVFEINETYNRLALEHIQQPPEKFKQEISWMHSLKTRLLSVPFWLWTIIFLIPYLQMFLFLYSCTRADPKTVGYCIIPICLAVVCNRHQTFAKASNQISRLQLIDT; translated from the exons ATGGAAGG gcgCAGAGCATGGAGAATGATGAATTTCCGTCAGAGGATGGGATGGATTGGTGTGGGACTGTATCTAATAGCAAGTGCTGCAGCGTTTTACTATGTCTTTGAAATCAATGAGACTTACAATCGACTAGCACTGGAACACATTCAGCAACCACCAGAGAAATTTAAACAAGAAATCAGTTGGATGCATTCCTTAAAAACACGTCTTCTGTCTGTACCCTTTTGGCTATGGACCATTATCTTTTTAATACCTTATTTGCAAATGTTCTTATTTCTTTACTCATGTACGAGGGCTGATCCTAAAACAGTGGGCTACTGCATAATTCCTATCTGCTTGGCTGTGGTTTGCAATCGTCATCAAACATTTGCAAAGGCCTCCAATCAAATCAGCAGACTGCAGCTTATTGACACGTAA
- the LYSET gene encoding lysosomal enzyme trafficking factor isoform X3 — protein MMNFRQRMGWIGVGLYLIASAAAFYYVFEINETYNRLALEHIQQPPEKFKQEISWMHSLKTRLLSVPFWLWTIIFLIPYLQMFLFLYSCTRADPKTVGYCIIPICLAVVCNRHQTFAKASNQISRLQLIDT, from the coding sequence ATGATGAATTTCCGTCAGAGGATGGGATGGATTGGTGTGGGACTGTATCTAATAGCAAGTGCTGCAGCGTTTTACTATGTCTTTGAAATCAATGAGACTTACAATCGACTAGCACTGGAACACATTCAGCAACCACCAGAGAAATTTAAACAAGAAATCAGTTGGATGCATTCCTTAAAAACACGTCTTCTGTCTGTACCCTTTTGGCTATGGACCATTATCTTTTTAATACCTTATTTGCAAATGTTCTTATTTCTTTACTCATGTACGAGGGCTGATCCTAAAACAGTGGGCTACTGCATAATTCCTATCTGCTTGGCTGTGGTTTGCAATCGTCATCAAACATTTGCAAAGGCCTCCAATCAAATCAGCAGACTGCAGCTTATTGACACGTAA